The sequence TGGGTCGGCGGCACCGGCACCACAGCGCACATCGTCCCGGCCACCGGCACGGCCGCGATCATGCTCAGCCAGGTGGAGCTGACCGGCCCCACCCCGCCGCGGCCGATGCGCGACTTCTGGCAGTACGCCGCGGACGCCTGACCGGCGGCCGGAGCCGGCCGGTCAGGCGTCCGCCACCGAGTCGAACCGCACCTCGTCGCGCCCCACGCCCTGCGCGTCCGCGTCCACCGAACGCCGCAGCGCCTCATGGAGCTTCGCCGGCGTCAGCACCCCGAGGAAACGCGCCCCGTCCAGCACCGCGATCCACCCCGCGTCGTGCTGGAGCATCTCGCTGAACGCCCGCTTCAACGGCGCGCCGACCGGCACCCACGCGTCCATCCGGCGGGCCGGCTCACCCACGGTGCCCTGGTCCCCGGCGATCCGGAGCGCCTCCGCCGACACCCAGCCGTGCAGCTCGCCCTCCTCGTTCAGCACAACCGCCCACCGCGCACCGGCCGCGGCCAGCCGCGCCGCCGCCACCCCGGCCGGCTCGTCCAGCCGTGCCCGCGGCGGCTGCTCCAGATCGTCCGGCTCGATCGCGGTGACCGAGAGCCGCTTGAGCCCCCGGTCGGCGCCGACGAACTGCGCCACATACGGCGTCGCGGGCGAGCCGAGCACCGCGCCCGGCGTGTCGAACTGCTCGATGCGCCCCTGGCCGTACACCGCGATCCGGTCACCCATCCGCACCGCCTCCTCGATGTCATGGGTGACCATCAGAACCGTCTTCCTCACCCTCGACTGGAGCTTCAGGAACTCGTTCTGCAGCCGCTCCCGCACCACCGGGTCCACCGCGCCGAACGGCTCGTCCATCAGGAGCACCGGCGGATCGGCCGCCAAGGCCCGCGCCACGCCGACGCGCTGGCGCTGACCGCCGGAGAGCTGCGCGGGGTAGCGGGAGCCGTACGTCGACGGGTCCAGGCCCACCAGGTCGAGCAGCTCGGCCGCCCGCTCCCGGGCCCTGGACCGCTTCCAGCCGACCAGGGCCGGCACGGTCGCCGTGTTGTCGAGGACGGTCCGGTGCGGGAAGAGCCCCACCTGCTGGATGACGTAGCCGATGCCGCGCCGAAGCTTCACCGGGTCGGTCCTCATGATGTCCCGGCCGTCGACCAGGATGCGGCCCGAGGTCGGTTCGATCAGCCGGTTCACCATCATCATCGTGGTGGTCTTGCCGCAGCC is a genomic window of Streptomyces sp. NBC_00708 containing:
- a CDS encoding betaine/proline/choline family ABC transporter ATP-binding protein, which encodes MIRFEQVGKVYPDGTTAVDELSFEVGEGELVTLVGPSGCGKTTTMMMVNRLIEPTSGRILVDGRDIMRTDPVKLRRGIGYVIQQVGLFPHRTVLDNTATVPALVGWKRSRARERAAELLDLVGLDPSTYGSRYPAQLSGGQRQRVGVARALAADPPVLLMDEPFGAVDPVVRERLQNEFLKLQSRVRKTVLMVTHDIEEAVRMGDRIAVYGQGRIEQFDTPGAVLGSPATPYVAQFVGADRGLKRLSVTAIEPDDLEQPPRARLDEPAGVAAARLAAAGARWAVVLNEEGELHGWVSAEALRIAGDQGTVGEPARRMDAWVPVGAPLKRAFSEMLQHDAGWIAVLDGARFLGVLTPAKLHEALRRSVDADAQGVGRDEVRFDSVADA